The segment CTTTTCGTGTGCCAACCAGATCGTGCAGCGATCTGGTGACGGTAGCAGGAGCCTCCCGGTGGTCGACTCCTGTGCTTTTGCGCTAGAAACCTCCGATTTCTGGCTGCTTGCCGGACTGTGTCCGGCACTGGTCCTGCTTTTGCAAGCGAGCCGAAGGCGAGCGAAGTAAAAGGTGGGCGTTAGTTCGCGGCGATGACGTCGTCGATGCGGACGATCATCGTCGCGGCCTCCGTGGCGCTCTCGACGGCCTCACGCTTGACGGCGGCGGGGTCGAAGACCCCCTCCTCGAAGGGATCGCCGACCTCGCCGGACTGGCCCTTCGAGATGATGCCCGCGCGGCCGCTGGCGTCGTACTCCGAGCGCAGGTCCACCAGCGCGTCGATCGGGTCCATCCCCGTGTTCCGCGCGAGCGTCCGAGGCAGCACCTCGACCGCGTCGGCGAACGCCTCGACGGCGAGCTGTTTGCGGCCCGAGACGCCGGCGGCCTCGCTGCGGACGCGCTCGGCGATGGCGATCTCGGTCGCGCCCGCACCGGGGACGACGCCGCCCGAGTCGATCGCGGCGGTGACGACGTCGATCGCGTCGGAGATCGCGCGCTCGAGCTCGTCGACGACGTGCTCGGTGCCGCCGCGGACGAACAGCGTGACGGTCTCGGCCTCGGCGCCGCCCTCGACCACCGCGAGCTCGTCGTCGCCGTACGTCTCGACGCGGATCGACTCGGCGTGGCCGAAGTCCTCGCCGTCGAGGTCCTCGACGGCTCCTAGACGCTTCGCGCCGACCGTGCGGGCGACCGCACGGGCGTCGCTGTCGTCGACGTTCTCGAACGCGAGGATGCCGGCGTCGGCGAGCGCGCTCGCGACGCGGTCCTCGATGTCGTCCGTGACGAACGCGACGTCGACGCCGGCCTCCGAGAGCGCCTCGGTGTAGCCTCGAAGCTGGTTCTCCTCGGCCTCGATCGCGGCGTTGAGCTGGTCGATGTCGGTGATGTTGTACTCGGCGTCGATGTTCGCCTGTCGGACGTCGAGCTCGACGTCGAGCACGGCGACCGTGGCGTCCTCGATCGAGCGGGGCATGTTGTCGTTGGCGGGCTCCTCGTCGACGACGACGCCCTCGACGAGTTCGCTCGCGCCCGAGCTGGCGCCGACCTGGGTCTGGATCTGGATCTCGTCGCGCTCGATGCGCTCGTCGGTCTGGACCTGCCTGACCGTCCGGACGACGAGCTCCGCGAGCCGCTCGGCGCTGACGTCGCCGGTGCCCTTGCCGGTCATGCTGGACTCGGCGACCGCCCGCAGGCGCTCGTCGTCGGGCTCCTCCTCGAGGGTGAGCTCCTCGATCGCCTCCTGGGCGATCCGAGCGGCCTCGTTGTAGCCCTCGACGATCGTCGTCGGGTGGACGTCGTCCTCGACGAGGTCCTCCGCCTGCGCGAGGAGCTGACCCGCGAGCACCGCGGCGGTCGTGGTGCCGTCGCCGACCTCCTCCTCCTGGGTCTGGGCGACCTCCACGATCATCTGTGCCGCGGGATGCTCGATGTCCATCTCATCGAGGATCGTCGCGCCGTCGTTGGTGATGACGACCTCGCCCGAGTTGTCGACGAGCATCTTGTCCATCCCGCGGGGACCGAGCGTCGTCCGTACGGACTCGGCGACCGCCTTGCCGGCGGCGATGTTCGCGGTCTGTGCGTCCCGGCCCTGCGTTCGCTCGGCGTCGTCGCTGAGGATGAACACCGGGCGTCCGCCCATGCGTCGCTGTGATGACTGTGACATGTGTACTGCTCGGATGAACTGTCGTTAGCGGTTCTATATAACGTTTGCTACTCCGGTCGTCGGGGTCGACGGCGACGATGCCAGTCGTATCGCTCGACGGCGCGGTCGCTCCGGCTCGAGATGCCGTTGGGGTTGCGCCTCGACGTCCGGTCGCTCACGCGGGCTCGGAGCCCGTCTTTTAGGCCGTAGAGCGTGCTCGTCGTGACCGTCCGGCCGCCGCCGAGCCAGCTCGTCGGCGTGACCTCGCCCTTCAACACGCCACGGATCGACGTGGCGCCGTCGGTCGTCGTATGGCCGGCCAGCCGGCGGAAGACGGTGGGACGAGGGCCGTAGTTCTTCGCGAGGCGATAGGCGAGCGAGCGGTACTTCCAGGCCCATCGCTGCTGGATCTCGCCGCCCACGATCGTCCGGCCGTGTCCGTGGCGGACGATCCGCGGATCGCCCCCCGGATCGTCGCCGCCGTCGGTCTCGATGCTGTCCCGGACGCCCATCCCCGGTCGCCAGTCGACGGTCCGCCCCTGACCGGCCAGCCGGTGGGCGAGGTCGCGAGCGCCGCCGGTCTCCAGGTACTCGTCGAAGCCGTCGAGCTCCTCGATCGCCTCGCGGGTCAGCGCGACGTTCCCGCCGTCGAAGTAGGTTACCTCCCGACCCGCGATCGTCCGACGCTCCCTCGCCTCGGTCGTGACCCCGCCGCGGACGGGCCGATGGCTCGGGCCGGTCACTACGTCCGCCCCCGAGGCGATCGCCTCCTCCACCGTTGCGAGCCACGTCGTCTCGACCAGGTGGCTCTCATCGAGCAGCGCCACCACGTCGCCGCTCGCGGCGTCCAACCCGGCGTTTCTGGCGACGTTGAGGTTCCGGTCC is part of the Halalkalicoccus sp. CG83 genome and harbors:
- the thsA gene encoding thermosome subunit alpha; its protein translation is MGGRPVFILSDDAERTQGRDAQTANIAAGKAVAESVRTTLGPRGMDKMLVDNSGEVVITNDGATILDEMDIEHPAAQMIVEVAQTQEEEVGDGTTTAAVLAGQLLAQAEDLVEDDVHPTTIVEGYNEAARIAQEAIEELTLEEEPDDERLRAVAESSMTGKGTGDVSAERLAELVVRTVRQVQTDERIERDEIQIQTQVGASSGASELVEGVVVDEEPANDNMPRSIEDATVAVLDVELDVRQANIDAEYNITDIDQLNAAIEAEENQLRGYTEALSEAGVDVAFVTDDIEDRVASALADAGILAFENVDDSDARAVARTVGAKRLGAVEDLDGEDFGHAESIRVETYGDDELAVVEGGAEAETVTLFVRGGTEHVVDELERAISDAIDVVTAAIDSGGVVPGAGATEIAIAERVRSEAAGVSGRKQLAVEAFADAVEVLPRTLARNTGMDPIDALVDLRSEYDASGRAGIISKGQSGEVGDPFEEGVFDPAAVKREAVESATEAATMIVRIDDVIAAN
- a CDS encoding glycosyltransferase family 2 protein, which codes for MEFSVVVPTLNGRRQLAACLDALEERLSDAEVVVVNGPSTDGTSGMIHERSDVDVLVEIADRNLNVARNAGLDAASGDVVALLDESHLVETTWLATVEEAIASGADVVTGPSHRPVRGGVTTEARERRTIAGREVTYFDGGNVALTREAIEELDGFDEYLETGGARDLAHRLAGQGRTVDWRPGMGVRDSIETDGGDDPGGDPRIVRHGHGRTIVGGEIQQRWAWKYRSLAYRLAKNYGPRPTVFRRLAGHTTTDGATSIRGVLKGEVTPTSWLGGGRTVTTSTLYGLKDGLRARVSDRTSRRNPNGISSRSDRAVERYDWHRRRRPRRPE